GTCGGTCGTGCCGCGCTTGATGAACTCGCTATGCGCGAGCCCCGCGTGAATGATTTCGCGGGCCATGGTATTGGCGAGCGCGACGTCGGTGCCGACGTTGAGGCCGAGCCAGGTGTCGGCCCATTCGGCGGACGTGGTGCGCCGCGGATCGACGACGTAGAGACGCGCGCCGTTCTGGATCCCCTTCAATAGATGGTGGAACCAGATCGGATGCGCCTCCCGGGCGTTCGATCCCCAGAGGAAGGCGAAATCGCAATGTTCCGCTTCCTCGTATGAGCTGGTCGAGCCGCCCGCCCCCAGGATGGCCGTCAGACCGACGACCGAGGGAGCGTGTCAGGTCCGATTACAGCTGTCGATGTTGTTATTCCCAAACACCTGCCGCGCCATTTTCGACGCGAGGAAATTCACCTCGTTGGTCGACTTGGAGCAGCTGAAGATGCCGGTCGCGGTACGCCCGTTTTTGTCGAGGTTTCGACGGAAGCCTTCGGCGGCTTTGTCGAGGGCCTCATCCCACGACGCTGGCCGAAGGACGCCGGCGTCGCGGACGAGGGGTTGAGTCAGGCGGGCGTACGCGCCGGAGGGTGTCCGGGGGGAGTTGTTGCTGGACTGCATTCGTGGTGCATCTCCAAGACGGGGATGGTCTTAGGAGGATGCATTGGGGACGCTACAACTGCAAGTGGACTGCCGACGGTTCCAACCTTCTGCAGTTGTCAGAATTCCGCGTAGCAGCAATCTCCGCCACAGGCAAACCAGAGTACAAGTGGGTCGGTACGCGCTGATTGAGGCGACAACGCTCTTTGCGTCAGCAGAATCTCAAACGCTTTGGCAACGGCGACTGGGTCGTGCCCGTTATCGGACAATGTTTTGCACAATTCATTCGTGTTGAAGTAGATGTTGGCGCCGTCCGCCTGACGGGGATTGCGTGAGTGACCGCAGTTCTTCAGCGTCTTTGTGCCACGGGTGGTTCCAGTGGGATCGTCGCCGCTCCACCAATGGTTGCCCAGCTTTGCGACCTGACTCAATCCGACCTCGTTCGCACCTGGCGGCGGCGTCTTCTTGAATTGCACAAGCCAAAGGAGCTCGTCTCCTTGATTCAGATCGAACGCCGCATCGCGACATGGATTGACCGTAACGTTTTCCACGATGGCCCCGGGGTACCAGTCACTATCGCTTGCCCCGGATGGAATATTGTGGGAGCTGTCGGTCGCCGCGATCATGATGAGGCACTTGACCTTAGCATCTGTGGCTGAAGGAACCTTTACGATGGTGGCGTTGGTAAAGTTGAGCTTTCGCATGAGGTTTCTCATGTCATGATTGTACCAATGCCCTAGTGTCGCAGTGGGGTCCGGAGTTTTGGGCGGCGGATCACCGTCCGCGAGGGGCGACGCATCGGACGCATTTCGGCCCGCGAGCCCTAGACTTGCGAACGCGAGAAAGGCGAGCGCTGCCCTTGAAATACGATTAAACACTGATCCTCCGGAGAAAGATGGTTAGTCAACGCTCTCGAACGATCCGCTGCATTTCCTGCTGCAAATCCTTTAGCTCGGGGGCGGATGACAGCCACAGATCGTGAACCGCGCGGGCGTACAAGCGAGCGGTAACCGAATCTCCGGCCCGCGCGGCGAGAATCGCTCGAAGCGCCATCGAACGAACCATGAGTGCCACGTCAGTGACATCTCCAAGAAAGGCTGGATCAAGCGCGCGAACTGTTCTCAGAAGATCGTCGAGTTCCCGGACCGCTTGGGCTGTGTCTCCCAACGCGAGCCAGATGAGCGCAGCGGGGAACGCGTTTCGAACGCCGTTTCCAGGTGCGCGTCCCTTGTCTATCCCCTGAAGGCGAACAAGGCGTTCTTTCGCGCCAATGCCGTCCCCGCCGGCGAGATCCGCCGCCGCCCGCACGATCTCGTCGGGCGCATTCACACCTAATCCCGGTTCCAGAAGCAGATCCGGCCGAAAGGTGACGAGGCCCCGAGCGACAATTGCGGCGCGGACTTGTGCGGCGTCGCTTGAATCTGGAGCGTACGTATCAATTAGGTCGGAAAGGCGGCGGGCTAGCAATCTGACGCTGTCTGGACCAAGCCCGAATGCAGCACGCACAACAAATGGAGCTTCCGCCTCCAGGATCGCCGCCGGCGGGTCCCAGCGCCGGCCGTCGGCGAGACGGACTCCGTGATCGAAACGCGCGAACGGCCAAAGCCGCTCGGCGTCCTGGACGCGACCAACGAGCGTCACCAATCCAATCACGCCGGCCACGTCACGACTTCGGCTTTCGCCGCCGCGACGCAGAACCGAGTCAGCCTCGGCTCTTGCTTCCGCAAAGCGCTGCTCTTTGAAAAGGTCGCGAACTTCGGCGATGGCAAGACGCAGCTGTTCGGTGGAATCTGTCGCCAAGGACCGAGCCTTCCGCACCAATTCGAGAGTGGAGACGCGGCGGCCGCCCAGGTCCGCTACGCCGCCGGACAGCTCCGTCCAGATCGCCAAGGAGTCATATGCGGCGGCGATGGTCGGAAATCGACGAGCCCAGTCTGCAGCGGCCTCTCGAAGGATCGATCTGTTGCGTTGAATCGCCGCCTGAACGAGCCGCTGCGACGGATCGCCCCGCCGCGTCGGGAAGTCCCGAGTCGAATGGGGCGCGAAGGCAACCGTATCGTGATCGAGATAGGGAAACGCACCAAAGAATTGTGTGTCCCGCGCCACGGCAAACCCGAGACGGACTCTATTGGTCGCGCCGAAGAGCACCGAGGATAGCCGGCCCAGTAGCCAACCACGAAACTCAGATTCGCCTTGGGGCGGAGGCCATCGCAGGGCAATGCGATACTTACGAGCGGCTTCCTCAAAACTGCCGCGGAATGCCCAACCGGTCGCGGTTAAACGGGACTCGACGACGGTCGAATCGCGAGCTTGGCAGTCGCCGGCCCCGAGCCAAGCCCAAACGTCGGCGGAGTCCTTGCGCACGAGCTCTTGATAGACGGCACACGCCTTTGGATGCTGTCTCGTCGACAACAGGGATGCGGCGATCGCGCGCAACGAGTCGCCAGCCTCCAAACGTGCCCCCAGTTCAACTGCTCGCCTAGCCTCGACCTCGAGCTCTGATCTATTCGCGCCGGGTAGATCGATTGCCAGAGTCTGCGCAAGCCATGCGTGCGCTCTGGCAAGATTGGGATCGATTTGGATCGCGGACCGAAAAAACGCTTCGGCCGCGGACAAGTGCCACTGCTGAAGCGCCTGGCGACCAAGATCATAGCGACGCCAAGCCTCGAGGTACGCCGGCGCCGAATCGCTGGGGTCCTTCCATGGCTGAACGCCATCAACTCGAAGTATGGCGTTGATCAACCCTCGAGATGCGGTCTTACGACTAATTGCGATTGCATTTGCTGAATAGGTGACGTGGCTTTGGCGAATTAGGGCTTGACTCTGAGAGTCGTACAGTCTGACGCGCACAGACACGCTATCACGATCCTGTGTTGCCTCCACTTCGACGACGTTCGCGGCCCCCAGGGCCCGTGCTGACTTGCTCGCTTGAGCAAGATTGGACACCGTTTCAACGCCTGAATCGTTCACGATCGAGACGCCGCGCCATTCGCCGAAACCCAGCAAGATAGAGCGTAACGCCCCGGCCGTTTTCGGGCCTCCGCTTGCCGAAGACCATACGAAGAGCTTGGAATCACTCAATTGCTCGCCAACGCTGCGCGTGTTCATCCACGACAGGATGACCACACCTGCCGCGATCAGGCCCGTCACGATGATCACGCGACGGTGCGGGCCCGGACCCCTGTTCAGCAATTCCAAGAACTCGCGTGCATTTAATGGACGCTCTGCGATCGACCGCGACGTCGATTTTAGGACGAGCAGAGCCAGCGAACGAAGCAGCCGGCGCGAGTCCCGCTTCACCGTGCCGCGACTCGCAAGGAACCCTCTAACCGTTTCCGCACGCGGCGACGGGTGGCCGGTAAGCATTTCATGAGCGACGACTGCGAGGGCGAAAACATCTGCCCGTTCATCCGTCGGCAGTTCCGGTGCCATATATGCGGGCGTCCCCGGCGCTACTCCGCTCTCCGTCAACGGCGTCGCCGTCGTTGACACCGCACGCGCAATCCCAAAATCGGCCAGAATCGCCTGCCCGTCCGATAGCAGAATGTTCCCCGGCTTGATATCCCGGTGAACGATCCCTCGCTGATGCGCGAACGCGAGCGCGCCGCTCACATCCTTGAGAATTCTCAGAATGTCATCGAGCGGCAGCTTCCCCTCTCTCTCGATCCGCGCGCGAAGGCTCTCCCCCTGGATGTACGGCGTGATGTAGAACAGCCCATCCTCGAACTCGCCGCTCGTGAGAATCGGCAGAATATGAGGATGCTGAAGACGAACCGTCAGTTCGATCTCGCGCTTGAACCGTGCAGCGCTCGCGTCGGACACCAAATCCGGCGGCAGCACCTTGACGACGACCTCGCGCCTGAGGCGGAGATCCGTCGCGAGGAAGAGACGGCTCATTCCCCCCGCCTCGAGCTCACGCTCCAAGCGGTATTGCGAACCGAGAGCCTCTTGAAGGACGGTCTCGAGTGGCGCGGGCACGCGGGACGGTGGGGAGGGGACCGCGACGGCGACACCAGCATACCGTCGCGGCGCCCCACCGGCAAGGCTCGGCCGCAAAGAGTTCGTCACGCGGTATCCGCTTGAGCGTATCATGGTGATCGATCTCAGTCGGCCGGATACTCGTTGCGAATCCGAAGTGGCGGCTACGGCGCGGGCGGAATGACCCGCGTCGGGATCGTCCGCGTCTGGGTCGTTCCATCGCCCAGTTGCCCGAACTGGTTGTTGCCCCAGCAGTACACGCCGCCGTCCGTCGCCGTCGCGCAGAAGTGGAAGTAGCCGCGGGCGAGCGACGTGAACGTCAGCGACCCGGAGACCTTGACGGGGACCGTGCTCGACGTGATCGAGCCGTTCCCGAGCTGACCGCTGTCGTTGTTGCCCCAGCAGTAGATGTCGCCCGCCGGCGTTAGGCCGCACACGCTTTGCACCGCCGACGCGATCGCCGTGAAGGTCATTCCGGAGGCGGCGGGCGCCGCGGCCGCCACGTTGGATTGCGACGTGGTCCCGTTGCCGAATTCCCCCTCGCCGTTGAAGCCGGAGCACCAGGCTGACCCGCTCGCATCGAGACCGCAGACGTGGAAGCGACCGACGGTCATTTGCGTGTAGACCGGACTCGCACCGACGATCTGATGATCGATGACGCCGAAGCAGAGAGCCGTGCCGGCGGTCGTGACCCCGCAGTTGTCGTTCTGCCCCTCCGCGAGGAAACGCCACGTGTTGCCACCCAGGCCGACGATCGGCGACAGCGGCGCAACATTGCCCGCGCCGAGCCGACTGTTGTCGTTCCACCCCCAGCACCACGCCGTCCCGCTCGCGTCGAGGGCGCAGGGGGAGCCATTGAAGTTCGCCATTTGCGTGAAACGCCGCGTCGTCTGCACAGCGCCGCGCGTTCCGCGAAGTGCTTCCTGGCCAAAACTGAAGCCGTTGCCAAGCTGATTGACGTTGTTGGCGCCCCAGCAATACGCGGTGCCGTCGGTCGTGAGTCCGCAGGTACCGAGTGAGGCGGCCTGAATCTGTGACCACGCCAATCCGCCTGACACGGCGGCTGGTTGAGGCTGCGAACCGCCGACAGAACCGTTTCCGATTTCACCCCACACGTTTTCGCCCCAGCAGTACCCGGTTCCATCGCTGGCGATTCCGCATGTATGGAAGTCGCCGCCGGAGAGAGAGCCGACGCGCACGGAGAATCCAGCGGGTGTCACAGTGACGCCGGCGGTGCCGCCCACGCCTTCCGAGGTCGCCGTGATGGTCACGGTGTTGGGTTGAATGCCCGCGACGACACCGTTGGCATCGACGGTCGCTGAGGCCGCGTCGGAAGTGCTCCAGGCGATCGTTCGACCGGTGAGAGTATTCCCATCCGCATCCTTGAGGGTCGCTACGAGCGTCTCGGTCTGGCCTGCCTGAATGCTGCTGGTCGCCGGCGCGACTATCACCGCAGCGACGGGCGGGCGGATCACGGCGACCGAGGCAGCACCGGACATTCCGTTGGACGACGCAGTGATCGTTGCCACTCCCACTCCCACTCCGCTGACGACGCCGTATGAGTCGACCGTCGCGATCGCCGTGTTGTCGCTGCTCCAGCTCACCGGTTGACCCGTCACCGCGTTTCCGTATGCGTCCGTGAGCGTGGCGATCAGATCGGCCGTCTTGCCGACGACGACGGTTTGCGGATTCGGAGTTACCGCGATCGAAACCACCATCCCTTGCTCGATGCGGAACTTGATCGGCAGCGTCTTCCCGTCGACGAGAGCGATGTTGTCGCCCGTCGCCACGTTCTTCGCCGAACCGTTCGAAAGGATCTGAACGTCCGCTGACCCGACCGTGGCACCGAGGATCGATGCCGAGACGCGATACGTGGCGCCGAGAGAGAGCGGGAATTGATCCGTGTGCCAGTTCACGATGTAGAGCGCGTCGGCAGCGTCGACCCGAATCGTTTCGGAGCCCGGGCCCGTCGCCATCGTGAACGTCGCCACGGTCGGCTGCGCGCAGGCCGAGCCAATCCACTGGCAGATGTCGATTTGTGGCGACGCGCCAGGATCGAAGGTACCCGTGACGGTCGGGTTCTTGACCATTGGAGCGAGCCAGAAGAAGTGCGGATTGCCGGCGTGCGCGCCGTCGATGATGGTAAAGTCGCGCGCGTTCGGAGAGAGCAACGAACGA
Above is a window of Gemmatimonadaceae bacterium DNA encoding:
- a CDS encoding protein kinase — its product is MIRSSGYRVTNSLRPSLAGGAPRRYAGVAVAVPSPPSRVPAPLETVLQEALGSQYRLERELEAGGMSRLFLATDLRLRREVVVKVLPPDLVSDASAARFKREIELTVRLQHPHILPILTSGEFEDGLFYITPYIQGESLRARIEREGKLPLDDILRILKDVSGALAFAHQRGIVHRDIKPGNILLSDGQAILADFGIARAVSTTATPLTESGVAPGTPAYMAPELPTDERADVFALAVVAHEMLTGHPSPRAETVRGFLASRGTVKRDSRRLLRSLALLVLKSTSRSIAERPLNAREFLELLNRGPGPHRRVIIVTGLIAAGVVILSWMNTRSVGEQLSDSKLFVWSSASGGPKTAGALRSILLGFGEWRGVSIVNDSGVETVSNLAQASKSARALGAANVVEVEATQDRDSVSVRVRLYDSQSQALIRQSHVTYSANAIAISRKTASRGLINAILRVDGVQPWKDPSDSAPAYLEAWRRYDLGRQALQQWHLSAAEAFFRSAIQIDPNLARAHAWLAQTLAIDLPGANRSELEVEARRAVELGARLEAGDSLRAIAASLLSTRQHPKACAVYQELVRKDSADVWAWLGAGDCQARDSTVVESRLTATGWAFRGSFEEAARKYRIALRWPPPQGESEFRGWLLGRLSSVLFGATNRVRLGFAVARDTQFFGAFPYLDHDTVAFAPHSTRDFPTRRGDPSQRLVQAAIQRNRSILREAAADWARRFPTIAAAYDSLAIWTELSGGVADLGGRRVSTLELVRKARSLATDSTEQLRLAIAEVRDLFKEQRFAEARAEADSVLRRGGESRSRDVAGVIGLVTLVGRVQDAERLWPFARFDHGVRLADGRRWDPPAAILEAEAPFVVRAAFGLGPDSVRLLARRLSDLIDTYAPDSSDAAQVRAAIVARGLVTFRPDLLLEPGLGVNAPDEIVRAAADLAGGDGIGAKERLVRLQGIDKGRAPGNGVRNAFPAALIWLALGDTAQAVRELDDLLRTVRALDPAFLGDVTDVALMVRSMALRAILAARAGDSVTARLYARAVHDLWLSSAPELKDLQQEMQRIVRER
- a CDS encoding Ig-like domain-containing protein, with the protein product MKRVLRAPCSAAGMLMIAFASILSTISCGDPSRSLLSPNARDFTIIDGAHAGNPHFFWLAPMVKNPTVTGTFDPGASPQIDICQWIGSACAQPTVATFTMATGPGSETIRVDAADALYIVNWHTDQFPLSLGATYRVSASILGATVGSADVQILSNGSAKNVATGDNIALVDGKTLPIKFRIEQGMVVSIAVTPNPQTVVVGKTADLIATLTDAYGNAVTGQPVSWSSDNTAIATVDSYGVVSGVGVGVATITASSNGMSGAASVAVIRPPVAAVIVAPATSSIQAGQTETLVATLKDADGNTLTGRTIAWSTSDAASATVDANGVVAGIQPNTVTITATSEGVGGTAGVTVTPAGFSVRVGSLSGGDFHTCGIASDGTGYCWGENVWGEIGNGSVGGSQPQPAAVSGGLAWSQIQAASLGTCGLTTDGTAYCWGANNVNQLGNGFSFGQEALRGTRGAVQTTRRFTQMANFNGSPCALDASGTAWCWGWNDNSRLGAGNVAPLSPIVGLGGNTWRFLAEGQNDNCGVTTAGTALCFGVIDHQIVGASPVYTQMTVGRFHVCGLDASGSAWCSGFNGEGEFGNGTTSQSNVAAAAPAASGMTFTAIASAVQSVCGLTPAGDIYCWGNNDSGQLGNGSITSSTVPVKVSGSLTFTSLARGYFHFCATATDGGVYCWGNNQFGQLGDGTTQTRTIPTRVIPPAP